GCATCAGCCCTGGGGCCTTCCAGCACCTGCCCGACCTGCGCTACCTCAGCCTGGCCAGCAACAAGCTGCAGGAGCTCCCCGTGCAGGTCTTCAAGCCCTTGAACAAGCTGGAGTCGCTGCTTCTCTCCAGCAACCAGATCCTCCAGGTCGAGCCTTCCCACTTTGCCCACCTGAGCAACCTCAAGGAGCTGCAGCTGCACGGGAATAAcctgcaggagctgaaggaggggGTGTTCGACCAGCTCACCAGCCTCACCAAGCTCAACCTGGCCAGGAACAACTTCGACCGCCTGCCGCCCCGGGCCTTCGAGCGGCTGGCGCGGCTGCAGGTGCTGCGGCTCTATGAGAACCGACTCCGGCAGATCCCAGTGGGAGCCTTCGAcaagctgctggagctgcaggagctggggctgcaccAGAACCAGTTGGAGACACTGTCCCCAGAGCTCTTTGTGCACAATGGGAACCTGCAGAAGCTCTACCTGTCCAACAACCTCCTCACTGCCCTGCCGAGTGGCATCTTCTTGCCCCTGCGCGCCCTCGCCAAGATCACCCTGCACGTCAACCGCCTACGGGACATCTCCCCTGGCGCCTTTGGGCCCATGCCTAACCTGCGGGAGCTGTGGCTCTACGAGAACGAGCTTTCCACACTTCCCGCCACCGTCTTCAGCAACCTcacccagctgcagctcctggtcCTCAGCAAGAACCGGCTGCGCTCGGTGGCACCGGGGGCTTTCCAGGGcctgggggagctgctggagctgtcgCTGCACTCCAATGCCCTGCGCCGCCTGGACACCCAGGTGCTGGCCGGGCTGCCCAAGCTGCAGAACATCTCCCTGCACCACAACCAGCTGCAGGCGCTGCCGCGGGGCCTCTTTGGGGCCACCCCAGGGCTGCGGCACCTGCAGCTGCACGCCAACGCCCTGGAGTACCTGCCCGCCGGCATCTTCTCCCCGCTGGCCGCCCTGCGAGAGGTGAAGCTGCACAACAACTCCTGGCGCTGCGACGAGGGCATCCTGCCACTGAGGTCATGGCTGGAGGACAACCCCCACAAGGTGGGCGAGATACCCCCCCTCTGcgcccagccccctgccctgcagggCATCCCTATTGCCGGGCTGTCACAGGACCAGCTCCTCACCCCCCGGCCACCCACTGCCTCCCCCCATTCCAGCACCCCGCTCCCTGATCACCCCTCCGAGGCGGCATTGCCTGAGGGTGCCTGGACGGAGCCCCCCATGGGGCTGCCGGTGTccccccaggaggaggaggaagaggaggaggaggaggagaggggccagtGGGGGCTGACACGCATGCAGAGCGGGGTGGTGGTGGCCGTCATTGTGCTGGTGTGCGTGGCCCTGCTCGCTGCTCTCGTGGCGCTGGTGGTCTACGGCTGTAGGAAGAAGAGCCACATCGTGCTCATGAGGATGAAGGCACCTAACGAAGCCTGAGCGCCCGGCAGACTGTGGGGGGAGCAGTGCAGGTGGGGCGTCCCCTCCCCACGGGACCGGGGGACAGGATGGCAGCTCTGCATCAGCTGCCCTCGCTGATTTGGACAAGCCGGCATCACCCCGCCTGCTGCacgtccccctgccctgctctgctttgccctgcccctgccccccagcagggCGTCCCCCCGGGTAACCCCCCCACGgctgccctctgtccccagcccctcctgcctccagCGCAGCCTCTCTGCTCATTCCCTGCCTGGGGGCTGAGAGGGACCCCTCGAGCCGGGAGCCACGGTCTGGCCATGATGGTGCTTACCCCCAACAACAGGACTGCCCCATCCTTCCCCTCACATCGtcccctccagcactgcctgctgccctcccccagcccctcttccccatcttcccccctgctccccgccaTGCCTTCACTCCTGCCCGGGCAGGCAGGTGCTAGCCCTCACACAAGTCCAGGGAACTGCGTGTCCTTGTCCTGCTTGGTAGCTTGGCTGCGTCTGGGCAGGAACAtccccgcggggctgggccgCCCGGGCCTggcgctgctgctggggtggcaaCGCCCTGGGTGACTCGGCCGCGTCcaagctgccctccctgcctgcaggcacaGCCGGCATCTTCCCTCACCCCAAGCaacctcctgctcccctcctgcggccgtgtccctgcccacagtgccctgccccagccaggtGGGTGGCCAGGAAGCTCGCACTGGCCACTGCCGTGGGGGAATTACAGAGGTGTGGTGACGGGTGGGGAGTGTGGACCTGCTGCCTGGCAGTGccagctgccccttccccaggggcacgTTGCAAATGCCCTTTCCCTGTGAGGGCTGTTTGccaggggctgggacaggcgCCTGCGCTTGTGCCCCTGGGCTGCCGGAGCATcccggggctgctgccccccaggACTGCTGCCCCATGGCATTGCCTCTGCTGCACCCCATCTCTGGTCCGCGCTGACTCGACACCCCGGTGCGTACCCCGCCGGCTCGTGagcagcctggccctgctctgcctggcaAAGCTacatcctctcctcccctctcctcttcccaccccccgTGTCCCACTCTGTGTGCCCGGTCCTGCTGCCTACTCCCAGCCCTCGGGCAGCGGGGATGCTGGTGGTGCACACCGGGAGGGATGTCAGCAAGCGCTGGCTGCTCTGCAGATCACAGGCAGGGGCCACGCTGTCCCCTAACAGCACTTGTGTCCGGTGGCCACCACGCCTCCTCCAGCCATGGTATGGCCACAGAAGCATTCAGCTGACCTCCACACATGGTACGGcggtgctgggctgcctgggGATCACTGCCACGGGACAAGGGTCACACTTGAGCACCCCATGGTGCTGGCTGCTCATGGCACCCTGTGAGCCGGTGTTGGCACAAGCAGCCCCATGCTCGCACACACGATGGGATGCTCCTCTGGGCTGGGACACGTACAGCATTGGGAGATGTGGGACCGTGCCGCGGGGCTGTTGGGTGCTGCTCTGTGACCTCGCCATTAAAGTGCAGTTGTCCACCCCTGGTGCCAAGAGCTGTTTGTTTGCTTCCCTGCAGTGCGCGATGGAGAATCAcccagcagggacaggagctGCACTTGATTTCTTCTGCTGAGAGATTTTATCATGTTGAGGGAAAACCCATACAGGCTTGTGGAGCTGGGAGAGGGTTAGTGGGCCGTGGTCACAGACTCCATGATGGTCCTTGGGCTCCAGCCTGGGCTGAGGGCCCTAAAAGGGCTTGGCTGTCCAACAGGAGCAGGATGGCTTCTGGAGAGTGAGATGAGACCTTGGCACTCTTCTTGAGACAGACACCAATGGCCTCCTGCACAGtcctcctccctggggcagggacctGAGGGTTTACGCGGTGCCaacctggggtggggggagcccacGTGGCTCCCTTCAGACCTGGCTGCCCCTGGCTTGTGTCAGCTGAATTCTTTGTGTGTCACCGTCTGCTCCATCGGTCTGGCTGAATGCATGTATGCGTGTCCCTCCTCTTGCCCCTGGGGGTGCCTCCATGGCTGCTGCTACCCTGGACTGTTCcaacacaagcccttgcagggcAGTCTTCAAAGAGGTGTATGCTGCTCCCCCGGGCAGGTCACAAGCTCCCAGGGAGTCCAGCTGGCCCACGGATCCCTCTGGCCATCGCAGTGCTGGCTGGGTGCATGTCCCAGGCTGCAAAGCTCCTGGTGCATCTCAACATGATGGGTCCAAAGTGGTCCCCTCCTCGTGGCATTGCTCTGCCTTGCTAAGCAgtgccctgtcccctctctcaTGCAAGGGAAATTTGCTAGCCCCACTGAGATGTAAACTCTAGGGGAGCTCTCGGAGGGCTGCCGCGAGCAAACATGCTGATCTTGGTGTGGGACCAGTGCCACCCATGACAGCAGCACCCTGCCACCGTCCCCAGGCCAGTGGACGTCCGGGGCCAGGACCCCACTTCCCTGCCAGGATACTCGCTGGCGGCTGCCTCtggcctcacctccatccctttGGGGTCAGGCTATTTTTCAAAGTGCTCCAAGGACACGGGTTGTTGTTGCCGATAAGCAGCAAGGGGCAGCTCCGCCCCAGCAGGAACGGCTCATCGCCCGGCTTCCCGTCCGCCCCAGAAAACATTGTTCCATCGCAGTGAGCAGCGTCCCTGCGAACCTGCCGCAGGCTTGGTGGCGGTCCCCACAATGCCAGGCTCGGTAAGTGTCAGCCACATCGCTCGGGTGGTTTGGAGGGAGAGCTAGGGACGGGTGGGAGCTGCTGTTGGCTCTGTGTGGCAAGAAGTGAGATGGTGGAAAGGAAAAGCCAAGCCCACCGCTGCTCTTGAGCACTGATGAAAGTCCAGGATACCCCCACTTGTGCAGGGTGTCCGCAGATGGGCATCACTGCGGGGCACACAGCGTCCCCCATCACTCAGCAGCACAGGCGTGTGTCCCAAGTagggagggactggtggaggtCTGGAGGCCATGACTTTGCTCAAGTGGTCAAAAAGTGCCTCCCATGGGCTGGGAAGAGGCATTTGGTCAAGCCGAATATCCCTCGGGCAGGTTGGACGCTGCTCTGGTTGCTTGCAGAGAAAGAAGTACTTGATGTGCAATTAGAAATACAAGCAGTGGAGCCCGCTGCTTTTGTCACTGAgcgcagagcagccctgcagcgttgtccccatcaccctgtgTGTGCAGCATATCCCTGTGCTTcacacatccccctgccccagcagccaagTCCCTGCCTGTGGAGACATCTCCTGAGATCCCTGAGAgaccccacagctcccacgtcgcctgctgctctgcaggccgTGGGGACTGTCGGCGAGGGTGCCACCACCCCGGTTGTCATGGggcgggctggagcagggctggggtgtgGGGGAACAGCCCCGACCCACCACAgagggcaggcggggggagaTCTGGGAGGGAAGCATTCCCGGTTCCCGCAGGGGTGGTGCTGCGGTGGTGTGGGGGGCCGGGGCTGAAGGGATGCCCCATGgccagggcagctgcctgcactggCAGTGCCCCAGGGCTTGTTGCCCTGCATTTCTGGCTGCAAAGgctgcttccccagcagcacccgcCTGTGGGTGCCAATTTGTGCCCTGCTATGGCAGGGGATGAAGCTCGACTCCTTCTCCAGTGCAGGCTGGTGGTCTACA
The sequence above is a segment of the Larus michahellis chromosome 6, bLarMic1.1, whole genome shotgun sequence genome. Coding sequences within it:
- the LRRC15 gene encoding leucine-rich repeat-containing protein 15, translated to MERGGWWRWLLLLAGIQLAGGQCPEQCQCVRTAQVECSGAGITAVPSPIPANAMTLQIINTRITELGSASFGNASLLIGLRIEKNNLSRISPGAFQHLPDLRYLSLASNKLQELPVQVFKPLNKLESLLLSSNQILQVEPSHFAHLSNLKELQLHGNNLQELKEGVFDQLTSLTKLNLARNNFDRLPPRAFERLARLQVLRLYENRLRQIPVGAFDKLLELQELGLHQNQLETLSPELFVHNGNLQKLYLSNNLLTALPSGIFLPLRALAKITLHVNRLRDISPGAFGPMPNLRELWLYENELSTLPATVFSNLTQLQLLVLSKNRLRSVAPGAFQGLGELLELSLHSNALRRLDTQVLAGLPKLQNISLHHNQLQALPRGLFGATPGLRHLQLHANALEYLPAGIFSPLAALREVKLHNNSWRCDEGILPLRSWLEDNPHKVGEIPPLCAQPPALQGIPIAGLSQDQLLTPRPPTASPHSSTPLPDHPSEAALPEGAWTEPPMGLPVSPQEEEEEEEEEERGQWGLTRMQSGVVVAVIVLVCVALLAALVALVVYGCRKKSHIVLMRMKAPNEA